A single window of Penaeus vannamei isolate JL-2024 chromosome 24, ASM4276789v1, whole genome shotgun sequence DNA harbors:
- the LOC138866113 gene encoding uncharacterized protein: MCRTWSLLRKDKEQFIRSLAEEIEGHIFVNHLCHACQALIKLNSKPSLLVTAIHSISGQIISDPVAVWERWAEYFEQLYQVDPPIGNLHVGSAKIPLLDPPISEDPPSLTEVRRANSKLKRGKAVPICSKGCMLSLPAIWQSSTIPLDQLRIVAISLWKGIAALHAAQYTRQGSHPYSSKTSQGPPVEAPEAGRRREFGHGLLAAYIDLKKVFDAMHQVSLWEILRLKEIPTSIIGLMASLYTGTECAINDEAKPFGLEVSWTKTKIQDFGDLLGEPIQSVHACGEDIDVTESFTYLGHGSRVVRASDFRWFEGSSPTTSAFFP; encoded by the exons atGTGCAGAACTTGGTCACTGTtgagaaaggacaaggaacagtttattaggagtcttgcagaggagatcGAAGGCCATATCTTTGTAAATCACCTTTGTCATGCCTGCCAAGCCCTGataaagctgaactccaagccctctttacTGGTGACTGCAATCCACTCaataagtggccagatcatctctgatcctgttgcagtgtgggagcgttgggctgagtattttgagcagttgtaccaggttgatccaccaatagGTAATTTGCATGTGGGTAGTGCTAAGATTCCGttgctggacccacccatcagtgaggatccaccctccctaactgaagttaggagggcgaaTTCCAAGCTGAAGAGAGGTAAAGCAGTACCTATCTGCAGcaagggttgcatgctgtccttgcctgccatctggcagtccagtaccATTCCCCTTGACCAGTTAAGGATTGTGGCCatctctctctggaaggggatTGCAGCCCTGCACGCTGcacagtataccaggcaaggttctcatcCATATTCTTCTAAGACCTCTCAGGGGCCACCTGTAGAGGCACCTGAGGCCGGA cgccgtcgtgagttcgggcatgggctgcttgcagcctatatcGACCTCAAAAAGGTATTTGATGCAATGCATCAGGTATCACTCTGGGAAATCCTGAGATTGAAAGAAATTCCTACAAGTATTATTGGACTAATGGCAAGCTTGTATACAGGAACTGAATGTGCTATAAA TGATGAAGCAAAGCCCTTTGGTctggaggtctcctggaccaagaccaagatccaggactttggggacttgctaggagaacctattcAGTCGGTACATGCATGTGGTGAGGACATTgatgtcacagagagctttacataccttg GGCATGGtagccgagtggttagagcatcggacttcagatggttcgagggttcgagtcccacgACCAGCGCCTTCTTCCCTTAG